One segment of Cardiocondyla obscurior isolate alpha-2009 linkage group LG13, Cobs3.1, whole genome shotgun sequence DNA contains the following:
- the LOC139107476 gene encoding TBC domain-containing protein kinase-like protein, protein MCPALLENEERCLGGMTFFAQSHPVEVCGSNGLPLTPNSITIYGKAQFLKTIYHPYLSPYLDIIRSKHERIVVVAEYSGNPLNTKQGLSTEEIIKIAFQTLLALQHMNELDLVHRHLSPDNILIKKNGNVQLYNYGLYYMTDGGKNVSFPIGCPKYTAPEVFLTPSPSGIKIDSWSLGMIIAEQLLRQPIWPGVKLSQCLRKVLSLILCDTSIFERLARENNCFHAYEKLPKELKEFVDSCLQIHPTKRKTPEELLELPIFTEHLMKNVQEKEENLYKNVIVRKMDELYYLWQLAGGDINVDLKKQSLIRSRPPILSIPNLVILLGQLFGQRDTASLLDVRVVKVPMETLRQRLAHIPYIANYPWLTNQMQVQAQEDLTNAASQLPLIIRERDTEYQFYRLVLFDRLLQAYPLTQEAIIEEAHKDIPPPVRGAVWAALLGITGDIQKRYDRIDKETPTHTDRQIEVDIPRCHQYSELLSSGAGHERLQRLLKAWVRNNPHYVYWQGLDSLTAPFLYLNFNNEARAFACLSTFIPKYLHKFFLKDNSAVIQEYLGKFFQIIAFHDPQLANHLKSINFVPELFAIPWFLTMFSHVFPLHKILHLWDKLLLGDSSFPLLVGLAILKQLRDSLLMSGFNECILLFSDLPEIDIELCVKDSMTMYQNTPASITRRKHQYNTAKDVNWIEPEAGTEKMPRISVDDFLNLYNTSSNKVIVVDIRSNIQFERGAIFGSINIPFTSVQLSQTHIDTLGPHAKPLIDNKSSAVVIIGPHNQNNALFADFLVKCNVVGVCSLQGGINALRSKSPNIIVPAR, encoded by the exons ATGTGTCCAGCGCTGCTGGAGAACGAGGAGCGATGTTTGGGTGGCATGACTTTCTTTGCTCAAAGTCACCCGGTGGAGGTATGCGGTAGCAATGGTTTACCGCTCACGCCAAACTCCATAACCATCTATGGGAAAGCGCAATTTTTGAAGACCATCTACCATCCCTATCTCTCCCCCTATCTCGATATAATCAGAAGCAAGCATG AGAGGATTGTGGTAGTTGCGGAATACAGTGGAAATCCACTAAACACTAAGCAAGGCTTAAGCACAgaggaaataattaagatagcCTTTCAGACTCTTTTAGCTCTACAGCATATGAACGAACTAGATCTGGTACATAGACACTTGAGTCCAGATAATATATTGATCAAAAAAAATGGCAATGTTCAGTTGTACAATTATGGATTGTATTATATGACAGATGGAGGAAAGAATGTATCTTTTCCAATTgg tTGTCCAAAATATACAGCACCAGAAGTATTTCTGACTCCTAGTCCGAGTGGTATTAAGATAGATTCCTGGTCTTTAGGGATGATTATAGCAGAACAACTCTTAAGACAGCCTATCTGGCCTGGAGTAAAATTATCTCAATGCTTGAGAAAAGTTCTGAGTTTAATATTATGCGATACCAGCATATTCGAACGTCTTGCCAgggaaaataattgttttcaCGCTTATgaa aaGTTACCGAAAGAACTAAAGGAATTTGTGGATTCATGTCTTCAAATTCATCCTACTAAACGTAAAACTCCGGAAGAATTATTGGAACTGCCGATATTCACCGaacatttaatgaaaaatgtgcaagagaaggaagaaaatctttataagAATGTTATTGTTAGAAAAATGGACGAATTATATTATCTGTGGCAATTGGCTGGTGGAGATATTAATGTAGATTTAAAGAAGCAGAGTCTCATTAGATCACGACCACCTATTTTATCTATTCCAAA TTTAGTCATATTGTTGGGTCAATTGTTTGGTCAGAGAGATACCGCTAGTCTACTCGATGTAAGGGTCGTAAAAGTTCCTATGGAAACTCTTCGCCAGCGTTTAGCACATATTCCATATATAGCAAACTATCCTTGGTTGACAAATCA aatGCAAGTCCAGGCACAGGAAGATCTGACAAATGCTGCGTCTCAGTTGCCATTAATCATAAGAGAACGCGATACGGAATATCAGTTCTACAGGCTTGTTTTATTTGATAGACTTTTGCAAGCTTATCCACTCACTCAGGAAGCAATTATTGAAGAGGCGCACAAAGATATACCGCCTCCGGTTAGAGGTGCTGTATGGGCAGCTTTACTTGGTATTACCGGCGACATACAGAAGCGGTATGATAGAATTGACAAGGAAACGCCGACACACACTGATCGACAG atagAAGTGGATATACCGAGGTGCCATCAATACAGCGAATTACTGTCTTCTGGTGCTGGGCATGAACGATTACaaagattattaaaagcaTGGGTTAGAAATAATCCACATTACGTTTATTGGCAAGGGCTCGATTCAttgacggcgccatttctttatctaaattttaataacgaag CTCGAGCTTTTGCGTGTCTTTCGACTTTTATACCGAAGTATCTCCATAAGTTTTTCCTAAAAGATAACTCAGCAGTGATACAGGAATACTTAGGCAAGTTTTTCCAAATTATTGCGTTCCACGATCCTCAATTGGCGAATCATTTAAAATCTATAAACTTTGTACCGGAACTCTTCGCTATACCATGGTTCCTAACAATGTTTTCac atgTATTTCCCTTGCATAAGATATTGCATTTGTGGGATAAACTATTGTTGGGCGACTCGTCATTTCCTCTTTTAGTTGGATTAGCGATATTAAAGCAATTACGAGATTCCTTATTGATGTCAGGTTTCAATGAATGTATTTTACTATTCTCTGATCTACCTGAGATCGACATAGAGCTATGCGTTAAAGATTCCATGACAATGTATCAAAACACCCCCGCAAGTATCACGCGTAGAAAACATCAGTATAACACCGCAAAA GATGTAAACTGGATTGAACCCGAGGCAGGAACCGAAAAAATGCCAAGAATAAGCGTAGATGATTTTCTAAATCTCTATAACACATCATCGAATAAAGTTATAGTGGTTGATATACGCAGCAATATACA ATTCGAAAGAGGTGCTATTTTCGGCAGTATTAACATTCCGTTTACAAGCGTGCAGTTATCTCAAACTCATATCGACACGCTCGGACCACACGCAAAACCGTTGATAGATAATAAAAGCAGTGCCGTTGTAATTATTGGTCCGCACAATCAAAACAATGCATTG tttgcagattttctcgtaaaatgCAATGTTGTTGGAGTTTGTTCTCTACAAGGTGGAATTAACGCATTACGCTCTAAGTCT
- the Waw gene encoding translation factor GUF1 homolog, mitochondrial — MRNAILNSLYFEIIRNAKLLKPQRKWTFLLNRHFAKQATTDIEYNVPAETIRNFSIVAHVDHGKSTLADRLLELTGAIKANSGHQVLDNLQVEKERGITVKAQTASLFYSYQGKEYLLNLIDTPGHVDFSAEVQRSLAPCQGVILLVDANDGVQAQTVANYYLAREKNLVIIPVINKIDLKNANPEKVKEQLKKLLEIDIDVIKISAKLGIGINKVLNAIVEKIPPPTIARDKPFRALIFDSWYDKYKGAISLIYVKDGALSVGKQITSVYMKKSYEVRNIFLLRPYAENVKTIFAGQVGAISCNMKSKEAHIGDTLHLRHQPVDSLQGFKPPKPMVFAGVYPIDQTQFASLQTAIDKLTLNDSAVSAIFESSNALGRGFRIGFLGLLHMEVFIQRLEQEYEAQPVVTAPTVTYKAKIFGSKNITKYQGDTITFNNPINFPDPQIVSEFYEPMIIATIITPDTYMRKIMSLCYEKRGKEKLNKIIGNDRFMLQYVMPLNEVILDFHDSLKSISSGYASFDYEDYDYQISDIVKLNILLNGKVVEELSTIIHRSQVSTMGRKLCVKLLDTIPRQLFEIAIQAAVGNKVIARETLKPYKKDVTAKLYGGDVTRRKKLLAQQTEGKKKMKMIGKISLPRDTFINVLKR; from the exons ATGCGTAATGCTATCTTGAACTCTTTATACTTTGAAATTATTCGTAATGCAAAACTCCTCAAACCACAAAG GAAATGgacgtttttattaaacagaCATTTTGCTAAGCAAGCAACAACCGATATAGAATATAATGTGCCGGCTGAAACTATTCGCAATTTTAGTATAGTTGCACATGTTGATCATGGTAAAAGTACATTAGCAGACAGACTGCTAGAATTAACAGGGGCTATAAAAGCAAACTCTGGCCATCAAGTTCTAGATAATCTACAAGTGGAAAAAGAACGTGGAATCACTGTAAAAGCACAGACAGCTTCACTATTCTATTCATATCAAGGCAAAGAGTATCTCTTAAATCTTATTGATACACCAGGTCATGTGGACTTTTCAGCAGAGGTTCAACGGTCACTGGCTCCTTGTCAAGGAGTTATACTACTGGTTGATGCTAATGATGGTGTTCAAGCACAAACTGTGGCCAATTACTACCTAGCACGAGAAAAGAATCTTGTAATAATACctgtaattaataagattGACTTGAAGAATGCTAATCCTGAGAAGGTTAAGGAACAATTGAAAAAGTTGCTTGAAATAGATATAGATGTTATTAAGATATCTGCTAAACTAGGTATTGGTAtcaataaagttttaaatgcTATAGTTGAAAAAATTCCACCACCTACAATTGCTAGAGATAAGCCCTTTAGAGCACTGATATTTGATAGCTGGTATGATAAATACAAAGGGgcaatttctttaatttatgtGAAAGATGGAGCATTGTCAGTTGGCAAACAAATTACTTCtgtttatatgaaaaaatcaTATGaagtaagaaatatttttcttctcagACCTTAtgcagaaaatgtaaaaacaat ATTTGCTGGACAAGTAGGTGCTATTTCATGTAATATGAAGTCTAAGGAAGCTCATATTGGCGATACTTTGCATCTACGACATCAACCTGTGGATTCTCTACAAGGATTTAAACCACCAAAACCAATGGTGTTTGCAGGTGTATATCCAATAGATCAAACACAATTTGCTTCTCTGCAAACAGCTATCGACAAACTTACTTTAAACGATAGCGCTGTAAGTGCTATTTTTGAGTCAAG TAATGCACTTGGAAGAGGATTTCGAATTGGTTTTCTAGGCTTATTGCATATGGAAGTTTTTATCCAACGTCTTGAACAAGAATATGAAGCACAACCAGTAGTTACAGCACCTACAGTAACATATAAAGCAAAGATTTTTGGgagtaaaaatataacaaaatatcaAGGCGACACAATAACCTTTAATAATCCGATAAATTTTCCAGACCCTCAGATTGTAAGTGAATTTTATGAGCCTATGATTATAGCAACTATTATTACGCcag atacATACATGAGAAAGATTATGTCTCTTTGCTATGAaaaacgaggaaaagaaaaattgaacaaGATTATTGGCAATGACAGATTCATGTTGCAATATGTGATGCCATTGAACGAAGTGATTCTTGATTTTCACGATTCTTTAAAGAGCATCAGTTCTGGTTATGCTAGTTTCGATTATGAAGATTATGATTATCAAATATCCGATATAgtaaag ttaaatattctattaaatGGAAAAGTGGTAGAAGAATTATCTACGATTATACATAGATCACAAGTATCTACGATGGGCAGAAAATTATGCGTTAAGCTTCTTGATACTATCCCTCGACAACTTTTTGAAATAGCGATTCAAGCGGCAGTGGGAAATAAAGTAATTGCTAGAGAAACTTTAAAGCCTTACAAAAAAGATGTAACGGCAAAATTa taTGGCGGTGATGTTactagaagaaaaaaattgctagCACAGCAAacagaagggaaaaaaaaaatgaaaatgataggaaaaatttctttaccaAGGGAcacttttataaatgtattaaaaagataa